DNA sequence from the Rattus rattus isolate New Zealand chromosome 2, Rrattus_CSIRO_v1, whole genome shotgun sequence genome:
CTATCCTGTCCCGTCCCTTGGTTGGGGTTAGTGGAGGGGAGAGCAAGCAGCCATGAGTTCAGAAAGGATCGAACGTCTTAGCCACACTGGCCCGAGTGTCCACTATGTTCTGTGTGCTTTTACACATAGTAAACCTGTGAGGTAGATGGCCTTCTCCCTATTACACaaaggaggaaactgagacccCAAAATAGGAGGCACTTGGCCCAGGGACACGCCTGCCAAACAGTAGAGTCAGCATTTCACCCAGCCTTATCCCAGTCTATGGTCTTAACTACTTGCCCTCTTAGGCAATGGCCTGCCTCATCTTCATCAGCTTCCATTTCCAGCTCTCAAGCCCCCAGGATGCTTTGCTGTCCTGTAATGTGTGTGGGAGGGTTGGCGTGGAGTAAACATGGAGTCTGTCTGACAGTTGTCTAATGGCCTCAGGACGCACAGCTTGGCCTCTCTCTTGTGGTCTTGTCATCCTATCATGGGTCGCTTAGGTGTGTCACACCAGTTGAAGCCCATTCCCTTTTATCCAGTGACCATGAGAGGGCTGGCTGCCCTCGCTTTCTTGAGCCTGAGCATATGAGAAGTCTTACAGAGCAAGAGGAAGTGGTGGGCGTGGGCTTTGGGAGCCTAAACCTCAGGAAgccaggggtgggaggaacagCATCGGGATGAGGCCTGGGAAGGGACTTGGGTACCAGCCATGCATCCTGCTCCCATAAGCTAGATGTGAACACTGAGACCGCAGAAGATAAAGCACAGGATGGCATTGCTTCAAGGCCACCCAGGGCAGCTAAGCAAGTAAGGTCCTTCAGCTCTGAATTTCCTCTTTTCACGCCAGCCGGTGAACGCCTGGACTTGTGGCTATGCCTCGGAATTAATGTTCTGCCTGCTTTGAAGGGCAAAAGGCTATGGGTTCAgattgctcctcctgcctctgcagcgAGCTCCAGCtcacactttgctgaagtaggtGGCCACTTCCTTGCGTGGAGGCCGGGGCTCGCTCCCAGCCCAGCCATTGCTCATCAGTGGTGCCTCCTGGCCCAGCCTCAGGGGTGGTTTGCATTTGTGCCAGCTTGTGAGTAGCCTGTTCATGCTGCCTTGGTCAGTGATGCCTCgcagcttctccctctcttcttctgtcCTGTCGGAGGGACTTTGGACGGcctctgtggctgtggctgtggctgtggctgtggctgtggctgtagTTCTGGCCGAAGCTGGGGCCAGTACTCCGTGGGTATGACCCAGCTCCAGGTCATGGTTCATGGCTTCGAAGAACTGCTGGATGCATACCTTAGCAAAGGCTTTGGCGTGCTCCGTGCAAGTCTCATCGAAGAGCTTACGCTCAATGTCAATGTAGTGGGACCAGTACTTGCTCTTGAGAAAGGCAACCTGCGTGAAGCAGGGCCGCACAGAGCGCACTACAAATGCCAGTAATGTGGTCAGCAGCACGAAGGACCAGCCCAACGCCTGTGGGGAGAGGAGGATGTCAGCAGACCTACCTGTCCAGACCCTCCAAAGACATCCCCAACGGAAACCAGCCATGGGCCAAGCCATACCACCTCTTGGCCTCCATTCTCCCCATGTGTAAAGTAACCATATACTCTACCTCACAGGAATCAGATACTGGGAACATAGGAGGGGCAGCTTTGGCAGGGCATACAGTGGATGGGAGTTAATACTGCACCCCATAGTGAGGCTCTTCTCTACTTcgtcttcctgtgtctgtttctctaccTCCAGGGTGGGGCTACTAGCAATAGCACCTCCCACACAGGGATTTTATGAGAACTAAACGGGGCAATGGCTATAAGGCAGCTTGTATACAGCACTCTCTGTCAGACTCTGGTAATGGCACCATTCAGGGGCCATACTTCTTCCTACAGAAGTCTTTCCTGATCTCCCCAGGTCTACTGACCTTCTTCCTTCAACCCctgggcctttccttcagcttctggaGCTGACACCAGCACTTCTTCCATGGACTCTCAAGGAGTTCCAGAGGCACCCTGCACAGTCCTCAAACTCGAACAACTCACCACGGGGCACAGAGCAGGACTCCCCTCCCTGTCTGTGGGTCAGACCCTTTCTGCACAGAGGAGAGGGGGTGTGGGCGGGTGCGGTGTTAATGGTGCACAATGGCTGCTGTGGGGGTTGGTGGGAAAATCCAGAGCACATGACTCAGTCAGGGGCCTGCCTCCCAAGTTGCTCACTAAGCCGTTGTGGTTACAGAGGGCTTGGGTTGTTTCGTGTTCCGTGTGAGGCTGGAAATCTGATTTTTCCCTCGACAACTTTTGATTTCTAGAAAAAGTCAATTAATTCTAAAGTGAGTTCAGAATTTGGTTTCTACGAGTCACAAGGGACTTGTCTACAAGTCAGGCTCCCCGTGGGAAGCTGGGCGGGGACTTCCAGTTTATACAGTGTGCCAGTTTAAAGGTCAAGTGGAGTGACAGGTACTCCTGAGCCTGAGGCCTAGGATGATGGGACATGAGTCCCCAGATGAGGAGGTAAAGGGAGTGGCTTAGACACCCATGGTGGGAGATCCTCCAGGCTATCTGGTGGTGACAGAGGCCATGCAGACGTTTCTCAAGAAGGGTGTCAGGGGTCTGTGCTGGCCAGAGCAGGGTACGCCTGCTTCTCTGGTCCCACTGGAGTAGACACTGCCTCCTATCCAGTGTCTCCCGACACCACACAGTTCACTGCTCCAGAGCCCACAATGCCGGGATGTCTGGTCCTTTAAATCTCATCACGACCATCCATCTCCCTCGCCCATGTGCTCCCTCCCGGTGAAGACACCCAGACCCTCAGCTCCCACTCCTTCAGAGAGCAGGCACCAGCTGGGAGTATTTGCCAGGGAAATGTACCCAAATGGCTCAGCCACCCACCAGCCTCACTACCGCCTGGGCCTGGAGGAGGAGACGGATGCAAATCTCTCAGCCTCTCAGGTCTGAGCTCAGGATGGAGGAGGTGAACCATCCACGCTTTCCAGGTGACCCTGTTTGCCAGGAGACAAGGGCTCTGCTCTGAGGCTTAGCTGGGAATGCATGCTACCACCCACAGCCAGCTGAGGGGAAACCCCACTTTGAGAAGGGACCTTCCCACAGGGACCCCGGCCTGTGAAGAGACCCAGTCCCCCTCACCTGAGAGATGCAGCGCAAATAGCGCACGGCCACCTCTCGGGCCAGCAGCCAGTTCCCATCGTAGATTTCAGGGCAAGGTACACGAGCCAGCAGGCGAGCAAGTTCTGGAGCAGGCAGGCCCGGCACCAGGCTCCCATTGCCTAGCGTGGCCACCGGCACAGCTGTgcagaaagcacagagaaaacaCTTGCCGTCCAATAGTGTGACCGCCACCCAGACCACAGGGGCGATGAGCGCTCGCTGGGCCATGGAACAGAACATGTAGCGTAGCACGGCAGGGTCCTTGGCCCGGCGCCCCGGGGGGCGTTTCCACTCTTCAGCTAGCATGGATATGTTGTTGTTCatgaccaggccaagcaggaagaGCACCAGGGGAGGCGTCAGCAGTATGCCCATGCTGTAGACCACATTGTAGCCAGGCAAGCAGGGGCAGTTGAAGTCAAAGGCAGAGTACATCTGGGCACTGGCCAGCGCCATGATGCCGCAGATGCCGTTCATGAAGGACTCTTGGTTGGACTGCAAGAACTGGAAGATCATCCGAAACTTGTCCATTGTGTCCTGTGGGAATCCTCAGCCTCTTCAATTCTCACTATGGCCTCTCACACAGCTCCAGGAGGTCACCCTGCCCGCTGGACATCCACCTTGTGACTGGGCTCTCCTGGCTGGATCAGCGAAGCTCAGGATACTTTGATGAGGTCACTCTTTCAAGAGCCTTCTAAACAGGTGCTGGAGCAGAGGGCACAGCGTGACCAATCCTGTGGTACAGTCAGGACTGTGTCCCTCCTTCtggctctcccaccccaccccttctctccagCTGCCTGCAGTCTAGAGAGCCACAGAGCTGCACCCGATGAGGACCAGTGTTCTTTGGATGTGGGACGGAGGAGGAGGCGCAGACAAGCTGGAATTTGAGAGGCCACTGGGCTCTGGGGAAGGATGTCTTCTCTGTGTacccttctgttttctctccagGATGCAGCAGGGACCCCAGGGAGCAACTCCATCAGTTGAGCCCATGATCATAAGATGATATGGAAATGACGGTAGTGAGAGAGGCTGCACGGGCAGTGGCGATTGGCTGTTACTCAGAGTAGGAATGGCAGAGGGGCAGGTGTCACAATGTGACTGTGTTATATAGAGATATTGTTACAATGTGAGTAAAACAACCTGGACTGGgggaagtttctttttctttttcttttcttttctttttttttttttaagatcactgcctcttttttttttttaaaagatttatttatttatttcatgtatgtgagtacactgttgctgtcttcagatacaccagaagagggcatcagatcccattacagatggttgtgagccaccatgtggttgctgggaattgaactcaggacctctggaagagcagtcagtgctcttaaccactgagccatctctccagccctcttttctttctttttctttttggagacagagtctccaactcactatgtagccaagaaagATCCGGAACTCCTGATCGTCTTGTCTGAGACCCCCAGATGCTAAGGTTTCGGGCTTACGGCATCACACTGGTATTAAAGTTGTATTGGACAGATTGCCTAAGCTAGAGTTTCAGCCTGTTTCGTGTTTGTGTCTCAGTGGATGTGTCTGTGGTTGTGAGTTTTGGGGAGCAAACTCTCACCAGGCTTCTTCTACCTCTCCTCCCAGGGCCCACAGGGGATGGGGTTTTCCTGCTCCCTTCTGTTGACCACAAGGGGAGGCTCCCTTTGATCCTGCAGTCTTCAGACAAGCGTAGATCCGACAGGATGGTTCCTTGTCTGGGGcaaggagaggctgaggcagaacatCAGAAAGAACATCGCCTTACGTTTCTGACTGTGGATGAGCTTGGGGCGGCTTCCGTCTGGGTACAGAAATGTACGTGTAACCACGGTAGTGGTTGTCTGACTGCATCTTTGGATGGTTTGCAAGAACCGTTGTGACCTCGGCTGACTTGTGTGCACCTTACACGCATTGTGTAACCCTCGTAGAATCCTGTGGGACGGGGTCTTTATCATTTTACAGAAGTCAGGCTTGAGGCTCAGAGAGAGTGATCTATTAGCCAAAGGCCACTCAGGTCATAGGTGGAGAAGTGGGATTTGAGCCCAGGCTCGCACTTGTGGGTGGGAGTAGAGGGTGAAGGGGAAAGTAAGGGgacatgtttgtttgttcgtttgtttgtttgtttgtttgtttgtttgtttgacttatCTCTTGGTTGGATCAATTTGTCTAGGGAGTGGAAAGGCTACTGTGTCACAAATAGGACATGGGGCTAGGTATCTCTGGGACAACTGGAGTCCCTAGGTTGGTAGCTCCTGGAAGACTATTGTTAGGGATTCCTCCAGAAGACAGTCCTCAGAAGGGAGTAGTGTGAGGGAGATCCAGCAAAAGAGGTGTCTGTCTGCCCCTGGATCTCCATTGCAGTGTTTATAGGCACAGGGAGCACAACTTCCAGGgttgaatgggggtggggtggccctGGATgtttcatgaaaacaaaaaaggtTTCTAGCACCATCTGGAATCTCTGTCTTGGGTACAGCTATTGGACACAGCTGCCTGTCTGTAACAACAGTGGGTCAAGAATTCTGGACTGGTTGAAAGGAACCTGTGGTAGCCATCTGCGCCTACAAGTTCTACCTGCACTGTTGCTTGAAAAgtctagatgtaccacatgtCACCATGTCACTCATGGGTCCTACACAGTGCGGTGAGGGCTGGTGGGgcagcctctcttcctcctttagcTGTCAGCCTCCTTTCACTCCTCAAACAGGacaaccccttcccaccccagAGTCTGCTAGTGTTTTCCACCTTTCAGGAAAATGTCACCACTTCTTCCCAATAGACACTTCTGTTTGTCTTTAaaactatctatgtatctatatatgtatatatgtatgtatgtatctatctactatcttatgtatctatctatgtatctatgtatgtatgtatatagctatctatgtatccatctatctatttttattgtatatgggtacttgtctgcatgtgtgtttgtgcatcacATGTATACTGGGTGCCCTCAGATCTCTTAAGATTGGGGCTACaggtagatggttgtgagctgccatgttggtgctgagaattgaaccggggtcctctggaagaacaagcagTGTCCTTAACTGAGGAGCAAGCTCTTCAGCCCCTCCAGTATatctcttatttttgttttggtttttaagacagagtttcctctgtgtagtcctggctgtcctggagctctctctgtagaccaggctggcctcaaactcacagagatccgtgtatctcagcctcccaaatgctaggattaaaagcatgcatcaccatgcctggctaaaatCCACTTTAATATTGTCCCCTCCcctttattgtgttttattaaaaaaaaaaaaaaaaaaaaaacaacgaaccaggatatgtttggtagagatTCGGTATGGTgcgatggggggagggggaggagagtgcTTCTgcagggcccatgctgaggcatctcaTCCCCAGAGGTACCAGACATTTGATGGCtatagtttatttagggcatgcaGAGTGGAGTTGAGGGGGgtaatagagaaagagaaaggcagaagtgtgtgtgtgtgtgtgtgtgtgtgtgtgtgtgtgtgtgtgtgtgtgagagagagagagagagagagagagagagagagagagagaaagagaggagaagggaaagtgaAGTAGAAGTTGGCCATGatcacatggagagagggggaggggaatggggagagaagggaagagagtaagagagttaGAGAGTTAGGaaggacaagcagccccttttgtagtgagtcaggcacacctggctgttgctaggtaactgtggggcggagcctagaaggaatgctgacatctatattttatatttttttgagacaaggtattactggcctggaactcatctgCTTGCCTCCTACGTGTGGGGTTGCAGGGGTGAGCCTCATACCAGGCTGATAACGATCTCTCTTTAGAAGGGTCTACTTGAATTCTCAGCTTAgctcagtgtctctctgtgtctctgttttcatttctttttctatgtctctgtgtgtctgtatctctgtcttaATCTGTACCCTTGCATGAGCatgcagaggcagaggtcagagcaGGATGCTACTGGGCTCCTTCCTTAGTCTCTCTCCTTATGCCTGGAGACAGATTCTCTTGCTGACCCAAAAGTCCACCTTCTGCGCTAGTCTGTCTGGCCAATGATCTCTCAgcgtctgcctgtctctgccttccttggTTCCTGGCATGCATAACcaagtggttctttttttttttttttttttttttttttttcggggctggggaccgaaccccgggccttgcgcttcgtagggaagcgctctacccctaagctaaatccccagccccaaccaaGTGGTTcttaggtgctggggatttgaactcaggtcctcaagcttgcccAGCAAGTTTTCTGACCCCTTGAACGGTCCCCTCAGCCCCCTTATTTCAAACTTAGCTATGCTGAGAGGCTGTTCATTTAATATCTGGGGCTCAGGCTAAAGgtctgcatttgttttgttttctattcttctttaagggtattttattttatgtgtatgagaattTTGTCTGTATCTTTATGTGCATCACATCAGTGCCTTGTGCTCTCAAGAGAGGACGTCAgcccccctggaactggaattacaaactataaacagttgtgagctgtcatgtggttgctgggaaccaaacccaggtcctctgcaagagcagccagtgctctaaactgctgagccatccttccagcctccGTGTTCACTATTCTGTACTATGCCTGGTACTTAATAATAGGTGATCAGTTAGTAGGTGCCCAGTGAATACCCGGATGTAGATCAAAGGGAAGGATGAATTTAAGGGAGGTGAGAACTCAGAAGACTTGCCTTGATGATGGTTCTAGGTTTCTCTTCCCAGTGAGGCTCTGTGAGAAGAGGAGGGCTCAGGGCTGGTGAGTGTGCAGAGTTCACTGCCCAGATAGCTGCTATTGGCAAGCAACCCAGTGTCACCTCTGTTCTGccactgcctgtcactccaggcCGTTGCCCACTGGCTTTCCCTAGACTTTCTGGGAcagaatccccaacccctacccttgCCTCTCCCAACAGAAATCATGAatcaaggaaggagagaggttgGCTGCAGCTGGATACACAGCAGAGAGACTTCCTTTTCTAAGAGCCTGTCTAAAGTGGAAGCGTTTCATGTGGTTAAGATCCCTCTGCTTCCCTGCGGTCCTCAGTTCCAGACTCCTTCCCCACACAGGCATGCGCATGGTCATCCCTGTATCAGGACCACAGACTGGAGCAGGATCGGAGCCTCTAGTCGTCCCTTATAGTTCTGGAAGAGGAGCTGCCTGGGGATCCACATGGATCCTACAGAATACCCCTTGGTTCCCCCTTACTTTGCTGGTCTCTCTCTGCATTCTCTGCTCCTTGgttgttcctttctctctctagcTGACCCTCTTCACTTCACCTAGGTGGATCCCAGACTTCTATCTCCTGGGTCCAGCTAGTTGACCTCACCTCTAGCCACTTGCTTGCTCCTTCAGTCCCCTGTACATAGTACAGAGTATTAAATGATCCCTGGAGATTCCCACATTTTCCCCTCCTGGGAGTAGATGTGGGGGCTGCCGTGCCCAGGCTGCACAGGATGAAGACATGTACTGCAGAGCCAGTGCTTCTTAGAACATGTCTACCTGTCTCAGTTAGATGTCGTATCTCCCATGGGTATGGGACAGAGTCAGGGGGCTGCAATCCAGGACTGGTTGAGATTTGAGGAATGTGTCTAAGCCTCCAAGAtagctattctctctctctctctctctctctctctctctctctctctctctcattttaaagatttatttctttatcatatatgaatacactgtcactgtcctcagacacaccagaagagggcatcaaatctcattacaggtggttgtgagccaccatgtggttgctgggatttgaactcaggacctttggaagagcagtcagtgctcttaaccactgagccatctctccagccccagctattCTCTTTTAAAGGAAGGGTCTTTAAGAGCCAAAGGAGACTGTGACCTGTGCCCCTCACTCTTAGTTGGGGTACACCTGTAGCTGGAGGCACCTCATGCTTGCAATGATGTGGGTAAAAGGTAGTGAAGGTTATGATGGCAGGGAGTCTGGGGGTGtgcagctgtcttagttagggttttactgctgtgaacaggcaccatgaccaaggcaactcttataaggacaacattatttggggctggcatacaggttcagaggttcagtccattatcaacgtgggaacatggcagcatccaggcaggctttgTGCAGGAGATGCttaaagttctacatcttcatctgaaggcttctagtgaAAGACTTACTTGCAGGCTGTTAGGATGAAGATCTAAAAGCCCATGCCAACAAgtgacacaccaactccaacaagaccacaccttctaacagtgctactccctgggccaggcatatacaCACCATCACAGCAGCTATACCAACTGTGGCCTATAGAGGGCGCGGGACCTCTCATGGTGAAGCCAGAGGGTCTAGAGAAGGTGTTGTTGGGCTCAGGCGTCATCACTTGGCAAACTTCTCAGGCCCTGGTCAATGTCCTTTCCTTGTGCCAGGTTGCACGTGCACCCCTCCGTTTGGTTGTGACCTCACTCATTCTGTCCCTACCTCCCACTCTCACACTTCCACTCTGGCCCCCAGCTCTTCATAAGTATCTGCCTCACAAGCAAATGCGGCAGGCCCTTTGCCGACTCCATGCTtgtgtcttttctgtttcctcttcattttGCTTTCCAAATGTCAAAAACTGTCCCATCCTTTAAGACCCAgtcacatggggttggggatttagctcagtggtagagcgcttgcctaggaagcgcaaggccctgggttcggtcccagctccggaaaaaaagaaccaaaaaaaaagccgccgccaccaccaccaccaaagtttCTGGGTACATGGCCTGCCTCTATTATGCTGTTTGCTTTAAATTctcaacattattattattttttttacctctGTCCCTTTAAACGGTGATCTTGATGTCACCTTGGAAGCGTCTCTTCCATATTTCCTGTAACAGTGGTGTATGCAGGAGGTGTCCTATAAATGCTCGGTGTAGGAGTGACGTTTACAGttagtagctttttttttttttttttttttttttttggagctggggaccaacccagggccttgcgcccctaggtaagcgcctaccactgagctaaatccccaaccccagttagtAGCTTTTTAACAGCCCCGTGCTGCTGCTGCAGAGAGAGCCCAGGGAGGCCATCTCCCAGCCTCCTTCCCCAGGGTAGGCGCTCACCCACGGAGGCTGGCCCATCAaactctctccccactctctgccACTGTTGCCGCTAATCATTTGCCTAAATCATGTCCTGTGCCCCATGCTACTGCAGACATTTGCATGGCTTGACCACAGTCGGAAGTTGGGGGGCGGAAGCTGAGCTGCAGCGATTTTCTGGTTTCACCAGGTCCCTTAGCAA
Encoded proteins:
- the Calhm1 gene encoding calcium homeostasis modulator protein 1, with the translated sequence MDKFRMIFQFLQSNQESFMNGICGIMALASAQMYSAFDFNCPCLPGYNVVYSMGILLTPPLVLFLLGLVMNNNISMLAEEWKRPPGRRAKDPAVLRYMFCSMAQRALIAPVVWVAVTLLDGKCFLCAFCTAVPVATLGNGSLVPGLPAPELARLLARVPCPEIYDGNWLLAREVAVRYLRCISQALGWSFVLLTTLLAFVVRSVRPCFTQVAFLKSKYWSHYIDIERKLFDETCTEHAKAFAKVCIQQFFEAMNHDLELGHTHGVLAPASARTTATATATATATATEAVQSPSDRTEEEREKLRGITDQGSMNRLLTSWHKCKPPLRLGQEAPLMSNGWAGSEPRPPRKEVATYFSKV